A genomic stretch from Legionella adelaidensis includes:
- a CDS encoding SAM-dependent methyltransferase encodes MEKDIAAVYVVKPELLVNLSEELGRVEVIRDLIFSPVKNVNACFALDVWLDPKIVTFQSISEAVKILRQAGKFWYLHPIENIRRSKLIAEQLRKLPNLIRHFPMVDEIPQIGAFSLLDQNTLIYSQHRKKKWPDGKCFFIEDKVNPPNRAYLKLWEAFTMLNKHPQKGEKVLDLGASPGGWTYVAHSLGADVTAVDKAALSESIQKLPHVNFLQQSAFAIEPERIEEAYDWVLSDVICYPERAYQLVQKWINSGKAKQIIFTVKLQGKTDLSIIQKFQAIPNSGLMNLYYNKHEATFFYPYSIKRDL; translated from the coding sequence GTGGAAAAAGATATTGCCGCAGTTTATGTCGTCAAACCTGAACTCTTAGTCAACCTAAGTGAAGAGTTAGGTCGCGTTGAAGTTATCAGAGATTTAATTTTTTCTCCCGTAAAAAACGTAAATGCTTGTTTTGCTCTGGATGTTTGGCTAGATCCAAAGATTGTAACATTTCAATCCATTTCTGAAGCGGTAAAAATCTTACGCCAAGCAGGCAAGTTTTGGTATCTGCACCCTATAGAAAATATTCGTCGCTCAAAATTAATTGCCGAACAACTGCGTAAACTTCCTAATTTAATACGTCATTTTCCGATGGTGGATGAAATTCCGCAGATTGGCGCCTTCTCGCTTCTGGATCAAAACACACTTATATATAGTCAGCATCGAAAAAAGAAATGGCCTGATGGAAAATGCTTTTTTATTGAAGATAAAGTAAACCCGCCTAATCGGGCTTACTTAAAACTATGGGAAGCATTTACCATGCTTAATAAGCATCCACAAAAGGGAGAGAAAGTTTTAGACTTGGGAGCCTCCCCTGGGGGCTGGACTTATGTTGCCCACTCCTTAGGCGCTGATGTAACTGCCGTTGATAAAGCCGCATTAAGTGAGAGCATTCAAAAATTGCCTCATGTTAATTTCTTACAACAAAGTGCTTTTGCAATTGAACCTGAGCGCATTGAAGAAGCTTATGATTGGGTTTTGTCTGATGTGATTTGCTATCCAGAAAGAGCCTATCAGCTCGTCCAAAAGTGGATTAATTCTGGCAAAGCTAAACAAATAATATTTACAGTAAAGCTGCAAGGCAAAACAGATTTATCTATCATTCAAAAATTTCAGGCTATTCCTAACTCCGGGCTTATGAATTTGTATTACAATAAACACGAAGCAACTTTCTTTTATCCATACTCAATTAAAAGGGATTTATGA
- a CDS encoding cryptochrome/photolyase family protein — protein sequence MSIALVWFRKDLRLTENPAFFEACTKHKIVLPLYILDGKNSTLGSAQSWWLHHSLSALKESLIKKFGLNLILRKGNPLEIIVELINLFPVDTVYWNQCYEPLASQRDKKIKVTLQENGINVQSFNASLFNEPWTITNKEGGFFKIFTPFWKACRKTLSFPSLQELTQRPARIETDSEELASWKLLPTLSWASQFSNFWTPGEEGAQQRLNEFINHQLINYKIHRDIPEKQATSRLSPHLHFGEISPWTILRALERYINEPLYSTGVELFLSELGWREFSYYLLYHVPSLSYKSYKNEFDAFPWHNDESLLKLWQKGRTGYPIVDAGLRELWATGYMHNRVRMITASFLTKGLFIDWRVGADWFLDTLVDADLANNSVNWQWVAGCGVDAAPYFRIFNPLLQSQKFDPEGTYIRRWVPELASLDNEEIHAPWRNPHTKSTCRINYSPPIINHEEARAKALSYYHQLKK from the coding sequence ATGAGTATTGCATTAGTTTGGTTTCGAAAAGATTTGCGACTAACCGAGAACCCCGCATTTTTTGAAGCCTGCACGAAACACAAAATAGTACTCCCGTTATATATCTTGGATGGAAAAAATAGCACGCTTGGAAGCGCTCAATCCTGGTGGCTCCACCACAGCCTTTCCGCTTTAAAAGAATCTCTCATTAAAAAATTTGGGTTAAATCTAATATTACGGAAAGGTAATCCCCTGGAGATTATTGTGGAATTAATTAACTTGTTTCCTGTAGACACCGTGTATTGGAATCAATGTTATGAGCCATTAGCTAGCCAGCGCGATAAAAAAATCAAAGTCACACTTCAAGAAAATGGTATTAATGTGCAAAGCTTTAATGCAAGTTTATTCAATGAACCTTGGACAATAACTAATAAAGAAGGAGGTTTTTTTAAAATATTCACTCCCTTTTGGAAAGCCTGTCGTAAAACCCTGTCCTTTCCATCGTTACAAGAACTAACGCAAAGACCCGCGAGAATTGAGACGGATAGTGAAGAGCTTGCTAGTTGGAAATTATTGCCTACGCTAAGTTGGGCTTCTCAATTTTCTAATTTTTGGACTCCGGGCGAGGAAGGAGCGCAACAACGCTTAAATGAGTTTATTAACCATCAACTAATTAACTATAAGATTCATCGCGATATTCCCGAAAAACAAGCCACCTCGCGTCTCTCTCCTCATTTACACTTTGGAGAAATAAGCCCTTGGACTATTTTACGCGCCCTTGAACGTTACATAAATGAGCCTCTTTACTCTACAGGAGTTGAGCTTTTTTTATCCGAGCTAGGCTGGCGAGAGTTTTCTTACTACTTACTTTATCACGTCCCCTCTTTATCTTACAAAAGCTATAAAAATGAATTCGATGCTTTTCCTTGGCACAATGATGAATCCTTACTAAAACTCTGGCAAAAAGGTAGGACCGGATATCCCATTGTGGATGCTGGTTTAAGAGAGCTATGGGCTACTGGCTATATGCATAATCGCGTGCGAATGATTACAGCCTCTTTTCTGACTAAAGGTTTATTTATTGACTGGCGAGTGGGGGCGGATTGGTTTTTAGATACATTGGTTGATGCCGATTTAGCAAATAATAGCGTGAATTGGCAATGGGTCGCAGGGTGTGGGGTTGATGCTGCACCTTATTTTCGTATTTTTAACCCTCTCCTTCAAAGTCAAAAATTTGATCCCGAAGGAACATACATTCGCCGCTGGGTGCCTGAACTTGCTTCTTTAGATAATGAAGAAATTCATGCACCTTGGAGAAACCCTCATACCAAATCAACCTGCAGAATAAATTATTCTCCCCCTATTATTAACCACGAGGAAGCACGCGCTAAAGCCTTGTCTTATTACCATCAACTAAAGAAGTAA